Proteins encoded within one genomic window of Coraliomargarita sinensis:
- a CDS encoding fasciclin domain-containing protein codes for MNKTIITLIVASLAIPAAGLYAHCGSCGAGGHSDKSSHKKKANIVETAVAAGSFETLVAAVKAAGLVETLSGEGPFTVFAPTDEAFAALPEGTVASLLKPENKDQLVAILTYHVVPAKVKAKDVKAGEAPTVNGQTATITVKDGKVMVEGANVVKTDVKASNGIIHVIDKVILPES; via the coding sequence ATGAATAAGACAATTATCACACTTATCGTTGCGAGTTTGGCAATCCCGGCAGCGGGATTGTATGCACACTGTGGCAGCTGCGGCGCAGGCGGACACAGCGACAAATCATCTCACAAGAAAAAAGCCAACATCGTTGAGACAGCTGTGGCTGCAGGTAGTTTCGAAACACTTGTTGCTGCGGTCAAAGCGGCAGGTCTTGTCGAGACACTCAGTGGCGAAGGTCCGTTTACAGTGTTCGCCCCGACGGACGAAGCGTTCGCCGCATTACCGGAGGGAACGGTTGCGAGCCTCCTGAAACCCGAGAATAAAGATCAGTTGGTCGCCATCCTTACCTACCACGTGGTCCCGGCCAAGGTAAAAGCCAAGGACGTCAAAGCTGGTGAAGCACCTACCGTCAACGGCCAGACCGCTACAATTACCGTCAAGGACGGCAAGGTTATGGTCGAAGGTGCAAACGTCGTAAAAACTGATGTGAAGGCCAGTAACGGCATCATCCACGTGATCGACAAAGTCATTCTCCCCGAGTCCTAA
- a CDS encoding MotA/TolQ/ExbB proton channel family protein has product MKLNKHSLRITCALILSICSLSAQSAESAKVTTEANLSLWGLIQQGGWAMYPLGICSLVMFFLIFYAWKETQRGKFYTKEQTDSASKHLSDGSVKECTAALSSNNTLLGRALAPTIPKLDQDREKAEALFVENLEAEENSVSQWVTYLNVVASVAPMIGLLGTVSGMISAFQTIGRGGMGRPELLAGDIGEALITTATGLTIGIPAMIAYFVLRNRLNSAMIATAQAGTEIMDTSSGD; this is encoded by the coding sequence ATGAAGCTAAATAAACACTCCCTTCGCATTACCTGTGCTCTAATACTTTCCATCTGCAGTCTTTCGGCGCAGAGTGCCGAATCGGCCAAGGTAACAACGGAAGCCAATCTCAGCTTGTGGGGATTGATTCAACAGGGCGGATGGGCGATGTATCCGCTCGGAATCTGCTCACTCGTAATGTTCTTCCTGATTTTTTACGCATGGAAAGAAACCCAAAGAGGCAAGTTCTACACAAAAGAACAAACCGACTCTGCGAGCAAGCACCTTTCCGATGGCTCGGTTAAAGAATGTACCGCCGCCCTCAGCTCGAACAATACCCTACTTGGTCGGGCCCTTGCCCCCACCATTCCGAAACTGGACCAGGACAGGGAGAAGGCCGAAGCGCTTTTTGTGGAAAATCTGGAAGCGGAAGAAAACTCCGTCAGCCAATGGGTGACCTACCTGAATGTTGTGGCTTCGGTCGCACCGATGATCGGACTACTTGGCACAGTCAGCGGCATGATCAGCGCCTTCCAGACCATCGGGCGCGGCGGGATGGGACGACCGGAACTGCTGGCCGGTGACATCGGGGAAGCCTTGATTACCACGGCCACCGGACTGACCATCGGCATCCCGGCGATGATAGCCTACTTCGTTCTGCGCAACCGCTTGAACAGTGCCATGATCGCGACCGCTCAAGCCGGTACGGAAATCATGGACACCAGCAGCGGCGATTAA